In the Nitrospirales bacterium LBB_01 genome, one interval contains:
- the msrP gene encoding protein-methionine-sulfoxide reductase catalytic subunit MsrP, translating to MLIKKPDDIKSSEITDESIYLKRRSFLATAFKALTFVLMPSVAFSEELPQGKKLSFTPDKRYTVDDAQTPYESAVSYNNFYEFSLNKEDVKGLSHGFKVRPWTVTVDGLVKKPTVYDIDQLIKTLPQTERIYRHRCVEGWSMVIPWIGFQLSDLIKQVEPDSRAKYVKFTSVHNPEVMIGQRRGTLNWPYVEGLRLDEALNPLTLMAVGMYGHEMPNQNGAPLRLIVPWKYGFKGIKSIVRITFTDTMPVTSWNLAAPSEYGFFANVNPNVDHPRWSQGSERRIGKIIRQKTMIFNGYQKEVAGLYTGMDLTKNF from the coding sequence ATGCTGATTAAAAAACCTGATGACATCAAGAGTTCGGAAATCACAGATGAGTCTATATACCTAAAACGGAGGAGTTTCCTTGCAACTGCGTTTAAGGCCCTAACCTTTGTCCTTATGCCTTCTGTGGCCTTTTCAGAGGAGCTGCCTCAGGGAAAGAAATTATCATTTACGCCGGATAAGCGCTACACAGTGGATGACGCTCAGACGCCTTATGAGAGCGCTGTAAGCTACAACAATTTTTACGAGTTTTCACTTAATAAAGAAGATGTTAAAGGCTTAAGCCACGGCTTTAAGGTGCGCCCATGGACCGTGACCGTTGACGGTCTCGTAAAAAAACCAACCGTTTACGATATAGACCAGCTTATTAAAACTCTTCCGCAGACTGAACGCATCTACCGTCACAGATGTGTTGAGGGCTGGTCTATGGTAATTCCGTGGATAGGTTTTCAGCTTTCTGACCTTATTAAGCAAGTGGAGCCTGATTCCCGTGCAAAGTACGTTAAGTTTACCTCTGTTCATAACCCAGAGGTTATGATTGGCCAGAGGAGGGGAACACTGAACTGGCCCTACGTCGAAGGGTTGCGGCTTGATGAGGCGTTAAATCCTCTAACGCTGATGGCAGTTGGAATGTACGGTCATGAAATGCCCAACCAAAACGGTGCACCGCTTAGACTTATCGTTCCCTGGAAATACGGCTTTAAGGGTATTAAGTCTATTGTAAGGATTACTTTTACCGATACAATGCCTGTAACCTCCTGGAATTTGGCGGCTCCCAGCGAATACGGCTTCTTTGCCAATGTTAATCCCAATGTTGATCATCCGCGCTGGAGTCAGGGGAGTGAAAGAAGAATAGGTAAAATTATCAGACAAAAAACCATGATTTTTAATGGTTACCAAAAAGAGGTCGCAGGTCTTTATACCGGTATGGATTTGACCAAAAACTTCTGA
- a CDS encoding methylated-DNA--[protein]-cysteine S-methyltransferase produces MKYDRYFFDYLTTQFGRFFLIYSDAAITGTTFTAPENAEYKKCGLPLFSELNEYFCGKRREFTQGLINFSDMTPFRRSVYNELLRVPFGEVITYGGLARRVGKPSSARAVGQAMRVNPFPILIPCHRVIGSSGSLGGYSEGIDIKIKLLEFEKKG; encoded by the coding sequence ATGAAATACGACAGGTACTTTTTTGACTATCTAACTACACAATTTGGCAGATTTTTTCTGATTTATTCAGACGCAGCGATTACGGGTACGACATTTACGGCTCCGGAAAATGCAGAATACAAAAAATGCGGGCTGCCTCTGTTTTCAGAGCTTAATGAGTATTTTTGCGGGAAAAGGAGAGAATTTACACAGGGGTTGATAAACTTTTCCGATATGACCCCTTTTAGACGTTCTGTCTATAATGAACTGTTGAGAGTGCCATTTGGTGAGGTGATAACGTATGGTGGTTTAGCACGGCGAGTTGGAAAACCTAGCAGTGCAAGGGCAGTGGGGCAAGCCATGAGGGTCAATCCCTTTCCTATCCTAATCCCATGTCATAGGGTTATCGGCAGCAGCGGCTCTTTGGGCGGCTACTCGGAGGGAATTGATATTAAGATTAAACTTCTTGAGTTTGAAAAAAAAGGGTAG
- a CDS encoding protein-glutamate O-methyltransferase CheR: MDYYDSEDNENLEIMLLLEAIHAKYGYDFRNYAKASIKRRIKHRMSIAEIDKITEVIERVIYDRSFFLDLLGDFSISTTEMFRDPTFFQAFRKTIIPELQKLQHIKIWVAGCSTGEEVYSLAITLKEENLYDKATIYATDYSEKSLRLAKEGVFDLKLLKKYAANYLQSGGVHSFSDYFTAKENLAAIDKSLRQNIVFSIHNLTTDGVFGEMNMIFCRNVLIYFNRDLQNRVFGLFTESLEHGGYLCLGSKETIRLSNFSDNYTQVLTDEKIYKRNDSPVTFSGKTST; the protein is encoded by the coding sequence ATGGACTACTACGACAGCGAAGACAACGAAAACCTGGAAATTATGCTCCTGCTTGAAGCAATACACGCAAAGTACGGGTATGATTTCAGAAATTATGCTAAAGCCTCGATAAAACGGCGAATAAAGCACAGGATGTCCATAGCCGAGATTGATAAAATAACTGAAGTTATAGAGAGAGTTATTTATGACAGGTCATTTTTTCTTGACCTTTTGGGGGATTTTTCAATCAGCACTACCGAGATGTTCCGTGACCCCACTTTTTTTCAGGCTTTTAGAAAAACCATAATACCTGAGCTTCAAAAATTACAGCATATAAAAATATGGGTTGCAGGGTGCTCTACCGGCGAGGAGGTTTACTCGCTTGCCATAACCCTGAAAGAGGAAAATCTATACGATAAAGCCACAATTTATGCAACCGATTACAGCGAAAAATCGCTAAGACTTGCTAAAGAAGGCGTGTTTGATTTGAAATTGCTGAAAAAATATGCTGCAAACTATTTACAGTCCGGCGGCGTTCACTCTTTCAGCGATTATTTCACTGCAAAAGAAAACTTAGCGGCCATTGATAAGTCATTACGGCAAAACATAGTGTTTTCAATTCATAACCTGACTACAGATGGAGTGTTTGGCGAGATGAACATGATTTTTTGCAGAAACGTGTTGATATATTTTAACAGAGACCTTCAAAACAGGGTCTTTGGGCTCTTTACCGAATCATTGGAACACGGCGGATATCTCTGTCTGGGGTCAAAAGAAACCATCCGGCTTTCAAACTTTTCCGATAATTATACACAGGTTCTAACAGACGAAAAGATATACAAAAGAAACGACAGCCCGGTCACTTTCTCCGGCAAAACTTCTACATGA
- a CDS encoding sulfoxide reductase heme-binding subunit YedZ, with translation MAENSGTRGGVLRALAYYALCLSPLFYLIFLAINNSLGANPIEKLIRLTGTFTYYFIIMTLSVTPVYDILKISYVQRYRKTLGLFSFFYGSLHFLIYAGVDHLFNFTEIFEDMIKHKRIFAGVAAYLIMIPLAVTSTRWAKKKMGGKRWKTLHRFFYLSAIASATHYLLLVKRDLREPAIYFTVVLFLLSYRMRYLKA, from the coding sequence ATGGCAGAAAACTCCGGCACAAGAGGCGGCGTTTTAAGGGCGCTTGCATATTATGCTCTGTGCCTTAGTCCATTGTTTTACTTGATATTCCTTGCAATAAACAACTCACTTGGTGCTAATCCCATTGAAAAACTTATCCGCCTTACTGGAACCTTCACCTACTACTTTATCATAATGACGCTTTCCGTAACTCCAGTCTACGACATCCTTAAAATAAGTTATGTGCAGAGATATAGAAAAACGCTTGGGCTTTTTAGTTTTTTTTATGGGTCACTTCACTTTTTAATTTATGCCGGAGTGGATCATCTATTTAATTTCACTGAGATATTTGAAGACATGATAAAACACAAGAGGATATTTGCTGGGGTTGCGGCATATTTAATCATGATTCCACTTGCTGTGACCTCAACTCGTTGGGCTAAGAAAAAAATGGGCGGAAAGAGATGGAAAACATTGCACAGATTTTTCTATCTGAGCGCTATTGCCTCAGCAACACACTATCTGTTGCTTGTTAAAAGAGACCTGAGAGAACCTGCTATATATTTCACAGTTGTGCTATTTTTGTTATCATATCGCATGAGGTACTTAAAAGCATGA
- a CDS encoding response regulator — MFKNLKIGTRITLGYLLILSIFLLLSFYAISKLDYTTEQTKNLYEHPFTVKSNLLSIQANTFRIRFLLRKAYTQTNNDDLMDTKILVSSIEPQIINELTAVENLFLGDKKLIKQIHTNYDKYMSLHDDYFNLLLQGKKTEALTMLDTKLYANAAENEKLIKEAMDFASNKAESFYENTQKSNKESKNILYIILGVTIFLSCIFAFVFIRSITAPVVDLIEATKEVGSGNLSLNMAVSSRDEIGQLSREFQNMIENLRAISSERDIDDWKKTGSATIGEITRGEQDIVTLSQNLIKFISEYMGALIGAIYMTQKNQKVLKLTGTYAHNTRKNLSNKFAFGDGLVGQAALEKQTIVLTNVPNDYIKVTSGLGERAPSNIMVTPLIYNGEVKGIIEIGSFIAFTEHQTKFMNSVSENIAIAFNTAQSRESMKELLEITQNQAEELQVQQEELIANNEALANQTKILKESEVKLQEQQEELRQANEELEEHARLMEKRRDEIRKKNIELEKNQEVNLQKTKELEITSKYKSEFLANMSHELRTPLNSILLLSKFLSQNKDTNLTEKQMECANTIHSSGKDLLSLINDILDLSKVEAGKVELHVEAIETDRVKAFIESNFYPFTQEKHLSLNVTISENAPKYIHTDIQKMEQIIRNLLSNAVKFTEKGSITVTIDKASVDSVLSISVADTGIGIPQDKLSVIFEAFKQADGTTSRKYGGTGLGLTISKELVKLLRGEIIVKSVFGSGSTFTILLPDLKSLAPAQGHPEEKPYETMADTPPVKREPALKGKTLEDDRESLSDGGKSVLIIEDDTAFAKILLDVSRERGYKGIIAQDGEHGIECAHKYKPDAIILDMGLPDMDGWTVIERLKDSSETRSIPIHIISASEKNIDVIKSGSVGYLTKPVTMEKIEEAFNKLESIFSGEKKQILAIHLEPQQESALNELIKNTNVGVNYVSAKKAQQIVETNTYNFIVMNLTDNEPVSFSFLDKIKNTETLNTIPIIVYNSSRLSVADEIKLNMYAHRLVLKVVKSPERLLDEIVLFLHLEESQLSEEKRKILLKVRDKESIFRDRNILITDDDSRNVFALTSILEEEGMNVLVAKNGIECLDVLQQNDKIEVILMDIMMPEMDGYTAIKEARKIRRYKDIPIIALTAKAMKEDRMKCIEAGANDYLSKPIDKDRLLSLLRIWLYQ, encoded by the coding sequence ATGTTTAAAAATCTTAAAATAGGAACCCGCATTACTCTTGGGTATTTACTTATACTGTCTATTTTCCTTCTTCTGTCTTTTTATGCGATAAGCAAACTGGATTATACAACCGAGCAAACAAAAAACCTCTACGAACATCCTTTTACGGTAAAAAGTAATCTGCTTTCTATACAAGCAAATACTTTCAGAATAAGATTTTTATTAAGAAAGGCTTATACTCAGACAAATAATGATGACTTAATGGATACTAAAATACTGGTGTCCTCTATTGAACCTCAAATAATAAATGAACTTACAGCAGTGGAAAATCTCTTTTTAGGCGATAAGAAATTAATAAAACAAATTCATACTAATTATGACAAATACATGTCCCTTCACGATGATTACTTTAATCTGCTGCTACAGGGTAAAAAAACTGAAGCGCTAACGATGCTTGATACTAAACTTTATGCAAATGCCGCAGAAAATGAAAAACTAATAAAAGAAGCTATGGATTTTGCATCTAACAAAGCAGAGTCATTTTATGAAAACACTCAAAAGTCAAACAAAGAATCTAAAAATATTCTCTATATTATTTTGGGTGTTACAATCTTTTTAAGCTGCATTTTTGCATTTGTATTTATACGAAGCATCACAGCTCCGGTTGTTGATTTGATAGAAGCAACTAAAGAAGTCGGCTCCGGTAATCTGAGTTTAAATATGGCAGTATCTTCACGCGATGAAATCGGACAATTATCCAGAGAATTTCAGAATATGATTGAAAACCTACGCGCTATATCGTCAGAGAGAGATATAGACGACTGGAAAAAAACCGGATCCGCTACAATAGGCGAAATAACGCGCGGTGAGCAAGACATCGTCACTCTATCTCAAAACCTGATAAAATTTATTTCAGAGTATATGGGAGCTTTGATAGGGGCAATCTATATGACCCAGAAAAATCAAAAAGTACTAAAACTAACCGGCACGTACGCTCACAACACACGAAAGAACTTGTCAAACAAGTTTGCCTTTGGCGATGGTCTTGTGGGGCAGGCAGCGCTTGAAAAGCAAACCATAGTGCTTACCAATGTGCCCAATGATTATATAAAAGTTACATCGGGGCTTGGAGAAAGAGCACCTTCAAATATAATGGTTACGCCGCTTATTTATAACGGAGAAGTCAAAGGCATAATAGAAATCGGCTCATTTATCGCCTTTACCGAGCATCAAACTAAGTTTATGAATTCCGTCTCAGAAAATATTGCTATAGCCTTCAATACCGCTCAATCACGTGAGAGTATGAAAGAGCTTTTGGAAATTACTCAAAATCAGGCCGAAGAGCTTCAAGTGCAGCAGGAGGAACTGATAGCCAACAATGAAGCTCTGGCAAATCAGACAAAAATTCTGAAAGAATCTGAAGTTAAACTTCAGGAACAGCAAGAGGAACTAAGACAAGCCAACGAGGAACTTGAAGAGCACGCTCGCCTTATGGAAAAACGGCGCGATGAGATTCGGAAAAAGAACATTGAGCTTGAGAAAAATCAGGAAGTTAACCTGCAAAAAACCAAAGAGCTTGAAATAACAAGTAAGTACAAGTCCGAATTTTTGGCTAACATGTCCCATGAGCTAAGAACTCCGCTTAACAGCATACTCCTGCTTTCAAAATTCCTCTCACAAAATAAAGACACTAACCTTACCGAAAAACAAATGGAATGCGCCAACACTATTCACTCCTCAGGGAAAGACCTGCTCAGTCTGATTAACGACATTCTGGATTTGTCAAAAGTTGAGGCCGGCAAAGTTGAGCTGCACGTTGAGGCTATTGAGACAGACAGAGTGAAAGCATTCATAGAGAGCAATTTCTATCCCTTTACACAAGAGAAACACCTGTCACTGAACGTGACTATTTCGGAAAATGCGCCAAAATATATTCACACCGATATTCAAAAAATGGAGCAGATAATCAGAAATCTGCTGTCTAACGCCGTCAAGTTTACAGAAAAAGGCTCAATTACGGTAACAATAGATAAGGCCTCAGTTGATAGTGTGTTATCAATTTCAGTTGCCGACACAGGCATTGGAATCCCTCAGGATAAACTTTCCGTGATATTTGAGGCATTTAAACAAGCCGATGGCACAACAAGCAGAAAGTATGGAGGCACGGGGCTTGGGCTTACCATTTCAAAAGAGCTTGTTAAACTCCTTAGAGGCGAGATAATAGTAAAGAGCGTATTTGGCTCAGGGAGCACCTTTACCATACTGCTTCCTGATTTAAAAAGCCTTGCTCCGGCTCAAGGACACCCTGAGGAGAAACCATATGAAACAATGGCTGACACACCGCCTGTAAAAAGAGAACCTGCGTTAAAAGGAAAGACGTTAGAGGACGACAGAGAGAGCTTATCTGATGGGGGCAAATCGGTTTTGATAATAGAAGATGACACGGCATTTGCAAAAATCCTGCTTGATGTAAGCCGCGAAAGAGGCTATAAGGGTATAATAGCGCAGGATGGAGAACACGGCATAGAATGCGCACACAAGTACAAACCTGATGCGATAATTCTGGATATGGGACTGCCCGATATGGACGGCTGGACGGTAATTGAGCGCCTTAAAGACTCATCAGAGACTCGCAGCATTCCGATACACATAATCTCTGCGTCGGAAAAAAACATAGACGTCATTAAATCAGGCAGTGTTGGTTATCTGACAAAACCTGTTACAATGGAAAAAATTGAAGAGGCTTTCAACAAACTGGAAAGTATATTTTCAGGCGAAAAGAAACAGATTCTGGCAATACACCTTGAACCTCAACAGGAGTCTGCGCTTAATGAGCTGATTAAAAACACAAATGTAGGCGTCAATTATGTATCGGCAAAGAAGGCTCAACAGATAGTGGAAACAAATACTTACAACTTTATTGTAATGAACCTTACCGACAATGAACCCGTAAGTTTTAGTTTCCTTGATAAAATTAAAAACACGGAAACCTTAAATACCATCCCGATAATAGTCTATAACAGCTCACGGCTAAGTGTTGCTGATGAGATAAAACTCAACATGTATGCTCACAGGTTAGTGTTAAAAGTAGTAAAATCACCCGAAAGGCTGCTTGATGAAATCGTATTATTTTTACATCTTGAGGAATCACAATTGTCTGAGGAAAAAAGAAAAATACTTCTTAAAGTACGCGACAAAGAAAGCATATTTAGAGACAGAAACATTCTGATAACCGACGATGACTCAAGAAACGTGTTTGCTCTTACAAGCATTCTTGAAGAGGAGGGAATGAACGTACTTGTTGCAAAAAATGGCATAGAGTGTCTTGATGTGCTACAGCAAAACGATAAAATTGAGGTCATATTGATGGACATAATGATGCCTGAGATGGATGGTTACACGGCAATAAAAGAGGCACGAAAAATCAGACGCTATAAAGACATCCCAATCATAGCGCTTACGGCAAAGGCGATGAAAGAGGACCGCATGAAGTGTATTGAAGCCGGAGCAAACGATTATTTGTCAAAACCTATTGATAAGGATAGGCTTCTGTCGCTGCTGCGGATTTGGTTATATCAATGA
- a CDS encoding cold-shock protein encodes MALEGTVKWFNKTKGYGFISRAEGPDVFVHYTSIQGNGFKTLEEGQRVSFEIIEDNKGLKATEVTPVD; translated from the coding sequence ATGGCGTTAGAAGGAACAGTGAAGTGGTTTAACAAGACTAAGGGGTATGGTTTTATTTCAAGGGCTGAGGGGCCGGATGTGTTTGTACACTACACATCAATTCAAGGCAACGGATTTAAAACGTTAGAAGAGGGGCAGCGTGTCTCTTTTGAGATTATTGAGGACAATAAAGGACTAAAGGCTACAGAAGTAACCCCTGTGGACTAA
- a CDS encoding NmrA family NAD(P)-binding protein: MSTSGRPAGQCSVLLVGALGFVGTELANECLAQGKTLRILVRPDSAKDANKLKKISSLRAKGAHVIEGSLEDVESLKRAVDGVKTVLSSVGIDSLESQGDLIQVSLDAGVERFIPSDFGLNPYFVGVGISNVLDMKLRVHEAVWDSRIGYTFIYAGCLMEWYAVNLGMLSYPEPAPPLPQATDVYGSGDKLAALALTRDVAKVTIRALDDPAMLYKHIHIIGDAISQNEMIRIFESQFACQVERVPVSFDELQQTIFDAKEDKDFFRLITAQLADTIWMRGSSVVVPDNCVNSSVAYPDIKMTSFTDFIKTVKYSR, from the coding sequence ATGTCAACATCTGGCAGACCGGCAGGGCAGTGCAGTGTGCTGCTTGTTGGAGCGCTCGGGTTTGTAGGCACGGAACTGGCGAATGAATGTCTGGCTCAAGGTAAGACACTTCGGATTTTAGTTCGTCCGGATAGTGCAAAAGACGCCAATAAGCTCAAGAAGATATCTTCACTGAGAGCAAAAGGCGCTCATGTTATAGAGGGCAGCCTTGAAGACGTGGAATCCCTTAAAAGGGCTGTTGACGGAGTAAAAACTGTCTTAAGCTCTGTCGGCATTGACAGTTTGGAAAGCCAGGGGGATCTCATACAGGTCTCTTTAGATGCGGGTGTTGAGAGATTTATCCCGTCTGACTTCGGTCTGAACCCTTACTTTGTAGGCGTAGGCATTAGTAATGTTCTTGACATGAAGTTACGCGTTCATGAGGCAGTGTGGGACAGCCGCATAGGTTATACGTTTATTTATGCCGGTTGTTTAATGGAGTGGTATGCAGTAAATCTGGGGATGCTTTCCTATCCTGAACCTGCTCCGCCTTTACCGCAAGCTACCGATGTTTACGGTTCAGGGGATAAACTTGCCGCCTTGGCTCTGACCCGTGACGTTGCAAAGGTCACCATCAGGGCACTTGATGACCCTGCAATGCTCTATAAACACATACATATAATTGGCGATGCTATTTCTCAAAACGAGATGATCCGGATATTTGAGTCACAATTTGCCTGCCAGGTTGAGAGAGTTCCGGTTAGTTTTGATGAACTACAGCAGACTATTTTTGATGCTAAAGAGGATAAGGATTTTTTCAGATTAATAACAGCCCAACTAGCCGATACTATATGGATGCGCGGCAGTAGTGTTGTTGTCCCGGACAATTGTGTAAACTCATCCGTTGCGTACCCTGATATAAAAATGACCTCATTTACTGATTTTATCAAAACAGTTAAATACAGCCGTTAA
- a CDS encoding TIM barrel protein, with protein MCPWCIRIGNQTAFSAESPELPFNYAIEHSFDSFEWFPDKKDYGQGWLEGDINNVKRCEIRAKALMYDISLSVHAPVTFNPLRGGSAEDFTVTLDFALDIGASLINIHLFTEEGIPAFTKAIVPLIELTSKHGLKLSIENTTTTSPEDFNELFSVLKTHSAEHVGMCLDIGHANVFYGTRNNFLRYMDLLLETVPIIHLHIHENYGDVDSHLTIFTGPSAENPLGMKCFIKRLKMRNFTGMMVLEQWPSQPSLLNTGRDKLLELIQHEENKP; from the coding sequence GTGTGCCCCTGGTGTATTAGAATAGGCAATCAAACGGCATTTTCTGCAGAGTCTCCGGAACTACCCTTTAACTATGCAATAGAGCACTCCTTTGACTCATTTGAATGGTTTCCAGATAAGAAAGACTACGGTCAGGGCTGGCTTGAAGGCGATATAAATAATGTAAAACGATGTGAAATCCGTGCTAAAGCCCTGATGTACGACATATCGCTTTCCGTCCATGCTCCGGTTACGTTTAATCCGCTAAGAGGAGGCAGTGCTGAGGACTTCACTGTTACTCTTGACTTTGCCCTTGATATTGGTGCCTCCCTTATCAACATACACTTATTTACTGAGGAGGGGATTCCTGCATTTACCAAAGCCATAGTCCCGCTTATTGAGTTAACATCAAAGCACGGACTGAAACTTTCTATTGAAAACACAACCACTACATCGCCTGAGGACTTTAATGAGCTGTTTAGTGTTTTAAAAACACATAGCGCCGAGCATGTCGGAATGTGTCTGGACATAGGGCACGCTAATGTGTTTTACGGCACAAGAAACAATTTCCTCAGATATATGGATTTGCTCTTAGAGACAGTACCTATCATCCATCTGCACATTCACGAAAACTACGGGGATGTTGACAGCCATTTAACTATCTTTACCGGGCCGTCCGCTGAAAACCCGCTTGGGATGAAGTGTTTTATAAAGCGCCTGAAAATGCGGAATTTTACCGGTATGATGGTTTTAGAGCAATGGCCGTCACAGCCCTCTTTACTTAACACAGGCAGAGACAAACTTTTGGAGCTGATACAACATGAAGAAAACAAACCTTAG
- a CDS encoding chemotaxis protein CheB → MSYEAVVIGASAGGLDALKTIFSALPADFPLPVIVVLHLHRDTKEELINFLNVGTRLKVKYAEDKEKIKNCTIYIAPPDYHLLIEDDKTLSLSVDALVNYSRPSIDVLFECAADVFREHCFGIILTGANSDGSGGLKRIKEKGGMAIVQNPHSAEYSAMPTAAIAVTDVDYILDIEEIAGKIMELVRMSVYAKHINS, encoded by the coding sequence ATGAGCTATGAAGCTGTTGTAATAGGAGCTTCTGCCGGTGGGCTTGATGCGCTTAAAACAATATTTAGCGCACTCCCTGCCGATTTTCCCCTCCCTGTCATTGTAGTCCTACACCTGCACCGTGATACTAAAGAGGAGTTGATTAATTTTCTTAATGTAGGCACACGATTAAAAGTCAAATATGCCGAAGATAAGGAAAAAATCAAAAATTGCACAATATACATAGCTCCGCCGGATTATCACCTTTTAATAGAAGACGACAAAACGCTGTCGCTTTCAGTGGATGCGCTGGTTAATTATTCCCGTCCCTCCATTGACGTGCTTTTTGAATGTGCTGCTGATGTATTTCGTGAGCATTGTTTTGGTATAATACTAACAGGGGCAAATAGTGACGGGAGTGGGGGGTTAAAGAGGATAAAAGAAAAAGGGGGTATGGCTATAGTGCAAAACCCGCATAGCGCAGAATATTCGGCTATGCCAACTGCGGCAATAGCAGTAACTGATGTGGATTATATTTTAGATATTGAAGAGATTGCAGGGAAAATAATGGAGCTGGTAAGGATGAGCGTTTATGCAAAACATATTAATAGTTGA